The Streptomyces sp. NBC_00483 genome contains the following window.
CAGCCCCAGGAGAGCCGCTGAGGCGGCCAGTTGGTCAGCTTCTTGGCGGTAGATGATGCGGGTGGAGCAGTCGGTTAGCAGGCCCTCAGCGAGTGCACGGCCGCGGGACCCGGCGTCGCCTGCGGTCAGGAGGTCGGACAGCCGGTGGATGATCATCATGTTGGCGATGCCCAGGCCGCGGGAGAGTTTCCACTGGCTCTGCATGCGTTCCAGTAGCGCGACGTGTCGCATGACTCGCCATGCCTCGTCGTAGATGACCCAGCGGCGCCCTGCGGTGGGGTCGGCGAGTGCGGATTCCATCCAGGCGGAGGCGCAGGTCATTGCGAGGACGAGGGCGGTGTCGTCGCCTGCGCCGCCGAGCCGGGACAGGTCGATGGAGAGCATCGCTGCGCTTGGGTCGAAGACCACGGAGGACGGGGCGTCGAACATGCCGGCCAAGTCGCCGTGGACGAGGCGGCGCAGTGCGTGGGCGAGGTCTTCGGCGGCTTGGCCGAGGCGGCCGGAGAGTTCGCCGAGCGCGCCGTCGAGGCGTTCGGGAGAGCCGAGGACGTGGGCGATTTGGCCGAGCAGGGGAGTGGTGCCGGTGGCTTGGGCGCGGGTGACGACCTGGTCGAGGGCGACGTCGAGGGCGGTGTGTTCCATCGGGTGCAGGTCGCGGCGCAGGACAGTTTTCGCGAGCGAGCCGAGCAAAAGGAGGCGGCGCTTGCGAACCTCGCTTGCCCAGTCCTCTTCGTTGACGCCGGAGGGCTTGGCCGGTGCGTCGAGCGGGTTGAGGCGGCCGGGAAGGCCGGGGCCGAGTGCGATGGTCTGACCGCTCAACTCGCGAGCCACGGCCGTCCATTCGCCCTTGGGATCGCAGGGCACGTAGATGCGGTAGCCGAAGGCGACGGCGCGCAGGGCAAGGGACTTGGCGAGGGCGGACTTGCCCATGCCGATGACGCCGGCGAGCAGGATGTTGGGATTGGTGAAGCCGTCGAGCTTGCCGTAGAGGGCGAATGGGTCGTAGGTGAATGCGGCCTCGGCGTGTACGTCGCGGCCGACGTAGATGCCCTGGGCGCCCAAGCCGCCTTCGGCGAGAAAGGGATAGGCGCCGGCGGCGACTGCGGTGGTCATCCGGTGGGCGGGCAATTTGAGTTTGCCGCCGCGTGTGGAGGCGGGGCCGGGGCGACCGGCGGGTGGGTAGGTGGCGCGCAGGTCGGGGTCGAGGCCGGGCGCGGTGGCGAGGGAGGTGGGCCGGGTGGCGTGGCGGGCCTTGTCGCGGGCGGCGGCGAACTGCTCCCGGGCGGCTCGGGCGGTACGCCGGTCGGGCTTGCGGGGGACGAACAGCGGGCTGGCGCTGGCGCGACTGGTGCGAGAAGGCATGGCGGCAGAGCTCCGGTAATCAGTGGCGGGTGAGGCCGGTGAAGGGGTCGCGCAGGTCTGCCGGAGTGTGGTCCCGGCGGACGCGGGCGGAAGTTGCCAGGTGGCGCTGGCAGACGGTCAGTTCGGGTGCGCCTTCGGGAAGCCGGGCCCGGCAGGCCTCCCGGGAGGGGAGGGCGCCGGTGCCGGGGCGCGGCGCCGCGTGGAAGGCGGCGTGCAGGTGGTCGGCTGCCTGCCACAGCCGGATCCGGCAGGCCCGCAAGTGGTCGCCCTCGGCGCCGGCGACCGGCGCGGTGCGTACTGCGTGTGCGTCGAGCAGGTCGTACAGGGCGATCAGGTGGGCATGCAGCGCGTCCAGTTCGGTACGTGTGGCGGCGACTTGGGTGACGGGCATGTTGATGGCCCGGTGGAAGTCGAGTGCGGCGGTGGCGAACGGCACGAAGTCCGGAGCCAGTTCGGGCAGGGGCTCGGTCGGCATGACGGGGGTGCCCTTCGGTAGAGCGCGGGAAACGATGGTGCGGGTGAGCTACGGGCGGGCGAGCGGCAGAGCGGCGCTGGTGAAGGCTTCGGCCTGCTGCCAGGTCAGCGGGCGCAGGTCGATCAACGCGGTTACGGCAGCGGTCTCGATGGCTGCGCAGGCGGCGTTGAGCTGCTCGTCGCTGTCCGCGCTGACGGTGAGCAGGCCGGTCAGGGCGACATCGGCGTGCCCGGCGATCAGCTGGCGTTCGCGCTGCTTGATGTCGGCGTACTCGACCGAGTCCTCCTCGGAGTCGACCTGGCCCTTGCGGGCCCGCTCGGCCGCGTCCGCGATGACGGTGGCCTTCTTGCGCTGCACGTCCTTGAGCGCGGCATCCAGGCCCTGGGGCGCGTAGGTGAGGGAGAGGCTGCGCCGGACGCCGGTGGTGAACAGGAGCTGGTGCAGGAAGCCCGGGTTGGTCTCGATGCGCGGCCAGTTCTCGATCCAGAAGGTGGCGTGGTGGGCCGAGTCGGTCTGGATTCGGTCGGCCTTCTCGACCAGGACGACCGGGCCCGTAGCGGCAGGGTCAGCCTGCGGGCGGCCCGAGGAGGACCAGCGGTCGAGGGCGGCCGAAGCCTTCGGGTCGTACGCGGTGCGGATCACGGCGGCGATTTCGGTCGCGGGAAGCCAACCCGATAGTGCGAGGCCGGAGTTGCGGGTGGCCTGGTCGAAGGTGGCGGTGAGCTGGGCGAGGACGGCGAAGGCGCCGGTCAGTCCGCCACCGGCCTGATTGATCAGGCGGCGAGCCGCCTTGAGGTCCAGAGCGAGGGCGACGTACGCCTCGTGCGGGGCGGCGGCGGGTCCCGCGGCGGCCAGCAGCTCGGAGTAGATCGGCCCGGCCAGCGGGGTCGCCGCGTCGCCGTGCTCACTCCAGTACCGGTTGAGCGCGTCGCCGGAGTCGGGGACGGTGCGCTCCAGGACCTGGACGCGGGCGATGTGGCCGGTGCGGGCGAGCGCGGCCAGGGTGCGGCCCCAGCCGGAGACGTTGCTCGACTGGGTGGCCGGGTCGAGGAGGGCGTACGCACGGGAGGAGACCTTGACCACGGCGGTCAGCGTGCCCTCGTGCGGGTCGTGCACGGCGCCGAGGCGTCCGCCCGGGGCGGTCACCACGCGCAACGAGGCGGCGGTGCCTGGCAGATGCAGCAGGCCCTCGCGCTGGGGCCGGGTGGAGGGACGGGCGAGCCAGACGAGCTGGCCCCGCAGGCGGCGGCGTACGTAACGGATCACGATCGGCGCCCAGTCGGCGAGCGCGCGTCCGCGGTGCCGGACGAAGACCCCGGCCAGTGCCAGTGCCCACAGCGGGAGCAGCTTGAGTGCGCCGGTCACGCTGGCGGAGAGCAGCACTGTGAGCAGGAGCAGGCCGGTGGCCGCGACCACGGTCAACTGGGGAGCGGTGAGGCCGAGGAGTACGCCACGGCGGGAGCGGTGTGGGAACTTCACGGTGGTCGGACCGTCGGGGTGGGAAGCGTCAGAGAGCATGGCGAAGCCGTTCTTGGAACATGAACAGGAGAAGGGGAAAGGGGGAGACGGGGCGGC
Protein-coding sequences here:
- a CDS encoding ATP-binding protein, with protein sequence MPSRTSRASASPLFVPRKPDRRTARAAREQFAAARDKARHATRPTSLATAPGLDPDLRATYPPAGRPGPASTRGGKLKLPAHRMTTAVAAGAYPFLAEGGLGAQGIYVGRDVHAEAAFTYDPFALYGKLDGFTNPNILLAGVIGMGKSALAKSLALRAVAFGYRIYVPCDPKGEWTAVARELSGQTIALGPGLPGRLNPLDAPAKPSGVNEEDWASEVRKRRLLLLGSLAKTVLRRDLHPMEHTALDVALDQVVTRAQATGTTPLLGQIAHVLGSPERLDGALGELSGRLGQAAEDLAHALRRLVHGDLAGMFDAPSSVVFDPSAAMLSIDLSRLGGAGDDTALVLAMTCASAWMESALADPTAGRRWVIYDEAWRVMRHVALLERMQSQWKLSRGLGIANMMIIHRLSDLLTAGDAGSRGRALAEGLLTDCSTRIIYRQEADQLAASAALLGLTGIETQAVSALTKGRGLWKVAGRSFITQHLLHLRERELFDTDYHMAH
- a CDS encoding DUF6238 family protein, yielding MPTEPLPELAPDFVPFATAALDFHRAINMPVTQVAATRTELDALHAHLIALYDLLDAHAVRTAPVAGAEGDHLRACRIRLWQAADHLHAAFHAAPRPGTGALPSREACRARLPEGAPELTVCQRHLATSARVRRDHTPADLRDPFTGLTRH
- a CDS encoding SCO6880 family protein codes for the protein MLSDASHPDGPTTVKFPHRSRRGVLLGLTAPQLTVVAATGLLLLTVLLSASVTGALKLLPLWALALAGVFVRHRGRALADWAPIVIRYVRRRLRGQLVWLARPSTRPQREGLLHLPGTAASLRVVTAPGGRLGAVHDPHEGTLTAVVKVSSRAYALLDPATQSSNVSGWGRTLAALARTGHIARVQVLERTVPDSGDALNRYWSEHGDAATPLAGPIYSELLAAAGPAAAPHEAYVALALDLKAARRLINQAGGGLTGAFAVLAQLTATFDQATRNSGLALSGWLPATEIAAVIRTAYDPKASAALDRWSSSGRPQADPAATGPVVLVEKADRIQTDSAHHATFWIENWPRIETNPGFLHQLLFTTGVRRSLSLTYAPQGLDAALKDVQRKKATVIADAAERARKGQVDSEEDSVEYADIKQRERQLIAGHADVALTGLLTVSADSDEQLNAACAAIETAAVTALIDLRPLTWQQAEAFTSAALPLARP